In the Bacteroidota bacterium genome, one interval contains:
- a CDS encoding 30S ribosomal protein S16, which translates to MLKIRLQRHGRKKYPFYHIVAADSRAPRDGKFIELLGRYNPNTNPATIELNVDKTVDWMQKGAQPTDTTRAILSYKGAMMKLHLQKGVNKGALTQEQADTKYAVWLEEKENKVASKRDTLASVGKDKAKSAMEAETKVKESREKALVAKRNAAMAADAEQAAADAPAEEKVEAVADAPADAAPEVAAEPVAETPAEVVAEAPAEPVAETPAEVVAEEAVAEPVAETPAEVVAEEAVAEPVAEAPIEPASDATPAEEEKPAE; encoded by the coding sequence ATGTTAAAAATCAGATTACAAAGACACGGACGCAAAAAGTATCCGTTCTACCACATTGTGGCGGCTGACTCACGTGCTCCGAGGGATGGTAAATTCATTGAATTATTGGGACGTTATAACCCCAATACCAACCCCGCTACCATTGAGCTAAATGTCGACAAAACTGTTGACTGGATGCAAAAAGGTGCACAACCAACCGACACTACCAGAGCTATCCTTTCTTATAAAGGAGCTATGATGAAACTTCACCTTCAAAAAGGTGTAAACAAAGGAGCCTTAACCCAAGAACAAGCTGACACGAAATATGCAGTTTGGCTCGAAGAAAAAGAAAACAAAGTTGCAAGCAAACGCGACACCTTGGCTTCTGTAGGTAAAGACAAAGCCAAATCGGCGATGGAAGCAGAAACAAAAGTGAAAGAGTCTCGTGAAAAAGCTCTTGTAGCGAAACGCAATGCCGCTATGGCTGCCGATGCTGAACAAGCCGCTGCCGATGCTCCTGCTGAAGAAAAAGTTGAAGCCGTTGCTGATGCACCTGCTGATGCTGCCCCTGAAGTCGCTGCTGAACCAGTTGCCGAAACTCCTGCTGAAGTTGTTGCCGAAGCTCCTGCTGAACCAGTTGCTGAAACTCCTGCTGAAGTTGTTGCTGAAGAAGCCGTTGCTGAGCCAGTTGCTGAAACTCCTGCTGAAGTTGTTGCTGAAGAAGCCGTTGCTGAGCCAGTTGCCGAAGCACCAATTGAACCTGCTTCTGATGCTACCCCAGCAGAAGAAGAAAAACCCGCTGAATAA